The Planctomycetaceae bacterium genome contains the following window.
CGACTCGACTGCCGCCCTTCAGGTTGTGATCCGCTTCGACCAGCCACTGCAGCAGTTGGCAGGCTTTGTCGTAGCCGATTCGCCGCAGGTATTTTTCGGAAGCGGCAACCGCGCCCGGGAACACGCCGGCAGTCCTGAGAGCGCCTGGCAGGTCGCGGGTTTGGCGAGCGATCTCCGTGGCTTCGGCGTACTTGCGGAACACAAAGGTCACGCCGCCGAGAATTTTGATCGGGTGTTCGCCGGAGACGATCAGCTTGTCGAGATTCTCAATGGCAAACGCCACGTTTCCGTCGCGGACGGCGTCCAGCATGTGCCACGTGGTTTCCAGCCGCCAGCCGCCGACGACTCGCGTGACGTCGTCTTCCGTGATTGTCTGGTTGTCACCGACCAGAGCGGCCAGCTTGGCCAGTTCCTGCTCCAGCATCCCCAGGCTGTCTCCGGCCAGTTGAATCATCAGCGCCGCGGCGGAGGGAACCAGGACCTTTCCGAATTCTTCCGTCGCTGATTTCTCCAGCCACTTCAGCAGTACAGCGCCGGTCAGAGGAGTGCATTCCACGGCAAGACCGGTCTTTTCCACGGCCTTCGCCAGCTTGGTATTCTTCGGCCACGACTTCACGTCCAGAATCAGCAGCGACGCTTTGGACGGGTGAGCGACGTACTTTTCGAGTCCCGGACGGTTGTCTTTGATGAAGTCGTCCGCGTCGTCGATCATGACGATTCGCTGATCGCCGAACATCGACACGGTCAGCAGTTCGTCGACCACGCTGCGCAGATCGGCATCCTTTCCGGGGACCCGCGTGAGTTCCACATCGTCGCCGCCGCTGAAACCGGGAATCCGCTTCAGAGCTTCCAGCTTCAGGTACCGCTCACTGCCGTACACGACCACCACGGGAACGTGGCTGTAGGCGTGTTTTCGAGA
Protein-coding sequences here:
- the holA gene encoding DNA polymerase III subunit delta translates to MHATDFLSRKHAYSHVPVVVVYGSERYLKLEALKRIPGFSGGDDVELTRVPGKDADLRSVVDELLTVSMFGDQRIVMIDDADDFIKDNRPGLEKYVAHPSKASLLILDVKSWPKNTKLAKAVEKTGLAVECTPLTGAVLLKWLEKSATEEFGKVLVPSAAALMIQLAGDSLGMLEQELAKLAALVGDNQTITEDDVTRVVGGWRLETTWHMLDAVRDGNVAFAIENLDKLIVSGEHPIKILGGVTFVFRKYAEATEIARQTRDLPGALRTAGVFPGAVAASEKYLRRIGYDKACQLLQWLVEADHNLKGGSRVEPRLQLERLFVQLAG